Genomic DNA from Fimbriimonas ginsengisoli Gsoil 348:
GAACTGCCGGCTCCCAAGCTTGACTACACCTTTGATCCGAACGAAGTCGTTCCGTTCGGCGAGTTGGGCACGGTCTATCCGCACCTCACCTTAAGCGACGAGTGGGGGATTCTGGAGGCTTCTAAGGGAGCCCGCCTGGTCGTGAGCGCTCGTACCGCGTATGTCTCCGCGCCGACGTCGTCCGACGCCGCTTCCGGCGACGGCTGGAAGCTGACTCTCAAACCAGGATGGCGAGTCGTTCCGGGAAGCCGAAAGGGGGACTATCGGTTGGAGCGGCGGCCGGGATCGTGAACAGATCTCCATCCAACGGTCTCAAGTCTGGAGGGATCGTTAACCACGAAGTATCTTTCGACTATCGCAAGTAGGTTTCGCGATCGCCTTTGAAGCCACGGGCCTTGGCGAACACGGAAACCGTTGGTCTTGTGCCGACCCGTTGTATAATGTCTGGGTTGAGATAAGGCTCATAACGGCTACACAAGGCCGGCGGATCCTCGACGAATCTGGGGACGCCGGCCTTTTTGTGCGTCGGACGTTCCTAGTCAGGAGAACGAGAAGATGCAAACGCTTGTAATCGTGGGCGCCCAGTGGGGCGATGAGGCGAAAGGGAAGCTGGTCGACGTGCTCGGAAGCCAGGCCGAGATTGTGGTCCGCTACAGCGGCGGCAACAACGCCGGGCACACCGTCATCACCGGCGGCAAGACCTATAAGTTCCAGCTCATCCCGGCCGGAATCCTCCACCCCGGGACGGTCGCCATCGTCGGCTCCGGCATGGTCGTGGACCCGAAGGGGCTGCTCGACGAGCTGGACCGGACCTTGGCACAGAAGAGCGACCTGGGAACCCTAAAGATCTCCTCCGCCGCCCATGTGGTTTTCCCCTATCACCGGATGCTTGACGCCCTGGAAGAGGAAGCCCGGGGAGAGAACAAGATTGGAACGACCTCGCGTGGCATCGGCCCGGCGTACCAGGACAAGGTCGCCCGGATCGGCATCCGGATGGGTGAGTTCGTGGAGCCGGCGATTTTCGAAACGCGGTTCCGCGATGTGCTGAAGTACAAGAATCGGGAGCTCGAAATGCACGGGTCGCCGACGCTGGACTTCGACACGCTGTTCAGCGAATACACCGCTTACGCCGACCGGCTGCGTCCATTCGTCTGCGATACGGAGGTGCTTGTTCAGGACGCGGTGGCGGCGAACAAACGGGTCCTCTTCGAAGGGGCCCAGGGGACGTTCCTCGACCTCGATTCGGGTACCTACCCGTACGTAACCTCGTCTCACCCGATTGCCGGCGGCGCCTGTCTCGGCACCGGCGTAGGACCGCGAGCGTTGAAGAACATCCTTGGCGTAGCAAAGGCGTATACCACCCGGGTCGGCTCTGGCCCGTTTCCGACCGAGTTGGACGACGAGGTCGGCGAATTTATTCGGGATGCGGGTCAGGAGTACGGGACCGTTACCGGCCGCGGCCGCCGGTGCGGATGGCTCGATCTGGTGTTGTTGCGGCAGTCGGCTCGTCTCAACTCTCTCAGCGGCTGGGTGTTAACTCGGTTGGACGTTCTGAGCGGCCTTGAGAAGGTCAAGGTTGCGACGAAGTACCGCTACGAAGGGGGCGAGATCGAGCATATTCCGCAGAACATCTGGGACTTCGCCAAGGTGGAGCCGGTGTACGACGAGATGGAAGGGTGGTCCGGCAACCTCCGTACCGCGCGTAAGCTGTCGGACCTACCCGCCAGCGCTCAGCGATATCTCCAATACGTGGAGGAGATGACCGGCGTGCCGGTCGCCATCGTCAGTATCGGGCCGGATCGAGACGAGACGATCGTCGTTCGCCCGGATCTTATCTGGGGGTAGTTCCGGACCGGCATTCCGGATTTCTCCACCCCCAACCCCCTCCTCATCGCACATACATCGACGAGGAGGGGGCTCCGGATTATCGGGTGCCGATGGCGCGGCCGAGTCGCGGTGAGGCGACCGATCGGGTCCGGGTGGTCATGAAGGCCACGGTGGAAGCGCCGGCGACGACGATCGCCCAAGCCCCGAGATCCATCAAGATCATGGTCGAGACGTAGGTCGGGTCCAGCTTGAAGAACGTCGGCGGGTAAGAGACTCCGAGGAGGAGGCCAGCGTAAGCGACGGCCAATAGCGGAAGCACCCACAGCATCTTAGCCGGGCGAAGCTTCAGCACTTGAACCGAGATTGCGCAGGCGACGCCGATGATGAGGCCGAGAGTGGCGTGACCGACAAAGTTGGCGGCGCTCAGCCCGCCCATCGTCAAGCCGATGGCGACGATTTCAATTACGCGAAGAATGGGCACGCCGAGGATTAGCGAGAGCCCGAGATAAATTTTCTTTTCCATTCGTCTGTTCCGTCCACAAAGAGGAAGAAGTTATGCTCCGCGCGATCACCCCCGCCACCCGGCGAGAGGTAGACCGGTTGGACCCGGTGAGTTTGAACCGAACCATCGAGGACCAAGCGGTGGTAGCTTCCTTCGTACCAGCCGATCCAAGCGCTCTTATCGCGGCGCTCAACCGAAGCGATGCTGACTAGCCAGCCCGCCGTAGGGTTGTCCTTGATGTATTTGTCGATCCACTCATAGGGCATGCAGAATTCACGTAGGCCGGGGTAACTGTTCCGGAATTTTGAGACGGCTTCGGGGTGATTTCCCATCTGCGCGTAATCTTCGCGGGCGACGAGATTGCCGATGCCATCCAGCGTGTTGTCCAATGCGGATGAGCAGACCGTTTCGGGGGCGTAGTGGCCCTCAACCAAAACCGCGGGGGAGAGGGGGACGTATCCGGTATCTCCGGTATAGATCCCCTGCGCCACTGCGAGTTGGTGCATGTTGTTGAGCTCGGAGGTTTCCGCGGCTCGACGCTTGGAGGCGAGCAGGACCGGCGCCAAAATCCCGGCGAGCGTCATCACGATGCCGATGACGACGAGGATCTCCACTAAGGTGAAGGCTTGGGACGGTTGGGGGCGCCGAGCGTGCATGGTAGTTCTACGCCGTTACTGAGTGCAGTTGCCCTCAGGACACGGAGCCGCGTCGTACTGGTGATCGCTACACCGGTTGGTGGCGGACCAGCCGCTCCATCCGTAGTAGAAACCGTTCGAGCATTGGTACCTTTGGCAGGTGCCGGTTAGGATTGCGTACGGGGTTCCGTTCTTACTGCTGAGACCGCAGCCGTAGTCCAACTGGGACTTCTCTTTGTCGATTTGGGTGTCTGGGAAGCAGTTCAGGCAAACCGGCTTGGAACCGACGCCTCCCCCACCGTCCAGGGCATTCATCGACGCCGTGCCGGCGACGCCGAGTGCAAAGGGCAAGCACAGCAGCGCGACCAGGGGGCCGATCAGAGGATTTGTTCGCATGGCTAGGCCATGATAACAGAGCTCAAAACGACTCGCCGGGAGCTTACAGGTTTAAACGGGCCGGTTCATTAGGGTATTTATTGCCGAGTTAATAGCAATAAATAGCATATACACTGATGCTAAAAATACTGATAATTGTTGGTTTTTTCGCTACTCTCGATACCTCGTGTGGGTGTAGATTGCGGCGTTCGTCGCGGGTTTCGCTTCTTAGCGCAACCGTCTCGCGACTGCGCAGTATGTTCTCACTCAATGCCTCGACCGATCCGCACGCTCTCCCTCTTCATGCTTGTCCTCGTTGCGTCGCCGTCGCTGGCGCTCGCGCAGGATTCGACCCTGACTCTCGACCAGGCTTTACGCTTGGCCAAGGAAAGGAACGGCACGATCCGTTCCGCCCAGTACGACGTGAATGCTGCCGAAAGTCGCGTTACGCAAGCATTTAGCGCGTTCCTTCCGACGGTTACGCCGCAGTATCAATACAATAACATACGTCGCGACGGAAACCAACCACTTTTTGTTACCAATGGCGACGCGGGGCTCCTGTCAGGAAACTGGCGTCTCCTCGACTCGGGCGAGCGGGACTTCTCGTACCGTTCGAGCAAACACTCTCTGTACGCCTCACGTTTCAATGCGAAGCAGACTTTACGCACAACTTTGTTCGCGGTTACCCAGCAATTTTACGATGCTCTCCGCTTCCAGGAGCTAGCGCGCGTCGCCGACTCGCAAGTTGATCGGGCGCAGACGATTTATGACCAGACGATGCTTCGCATCAAGCTTCGGGATGCGGCCGCGATCGAGGAGCTACAGGCGGACGCCGACCTTCAGAACGCGAAGGTGGCGGTGCTGACCGCTCGGAACCGGGTTACGAACGCGGCCGCCAGCCTCAAGTCGGCCATCGGGCTTGATGCCGGGCAAGCGCTTCCGACCCTGGAGAAAGATACGGCGGAACTGCCCGAAATGCCGGGGAACTTAGATTCGATCGTCACCGAGGGGCTTCGCCAGCGTCCGGACCTCCTTTCCCGAAGAGAAGCCTTGGACTCCGAGCGACTGACTCGAAGCCGGGCTCAGCGCGAGGCGGGGGTTTCGTTCGCGCTCGACCTGAGCAACGATTATCAGTTCTCCCCTTCGCGGCTCAATAACCGTAACCTCGGCCTCGTCGTCTCCTATCCGTTGTTCGACGGTGGACGAACTCGCGCCATCGTTCGCGAGCTCAGCGCGAATATCTCCGCCGACTCAGCCCTGTTGCTTCAAGCCGAGCGGGACGCGAGGGCCGAGATCGAGGCCGCCGCGGCCGAAGCGCGGACGAATCGGGAGCGGCTCGTCGCCGCGAAAAAGGCGTTGGATGCCGCCCAGAAGAATTTCGAGGCGGCGGTAAACTCTCGCAGCAAAGGGGCGTCCGACCTCTTGCAGGTGATCACTGCCCAAGTTAGCCTGGTAACTGCGGAATCAAATCATATCGAAGCGCAGTATGACTCTCGTATCTCCGATGCGCGGTTGAGGTTGGTCACGGGCCAACCGGTTCCGGGCGAAGACAATCCATGAATTCACGTAACGTCCTGTTCCTTGGCATTCCCGTCCTTTT
This window encodes:
- a CDS encoding TolC family protein, with product MPRPIRTLSLFMLVLVASPSLALAQDSTLTLDQALRLAKERNGTIRSAQYDVNAAESRVTQAFSAFLPTVTPQYQYNNIRRDGNQPLFVTNGDAGLLSGNWRLLDSGERDFSYRSSKHSLYASRFNAKQTLRTTLFAVTQQFYDALRFQELARVADSQVDRAQTIYDQTMLRIKLRDAAAIEELQADADLQNAKVAVLTARNRVTNAAASLKSAIGLDAGQALPTLEKDTAELPEMPGNLDSIVTEGLRQRPDLLSRREALDSERLTRSRAQREAGVSFALDLSNDYQFSPSRLNNRNLGLVVSYPLFDGGRTRAIVRELSANISADSALLLQAERDARAEIEAAAAEARTNRERLVAAKKALDAAQKNFEAAVNSRSKGASDLLQVITAQVSLVTAESNHIEAQYDSRISDARLRLVTGQPVPGEDNP
- a CDS encoding type II secretion system protein; this encodes MHARRPQPSQAFTLVEILVVIGIVMTLAGILAPVLLASKRRAAETSELNNMHQLAVAQGIYTGDTGYVPLSPAVLVEGHYAPETVCSSALDNTLDGIGNLVAREDYAQMGNHPEAVSKFRNSYPGLREFCMPYEWIDKYIKDNPTAGWLVSIASVERRDKSAWIGWYEGSYHRLVLDGSVQTHRVQPVYLSPGGGGDRAEHNFFLFVDGTDEWKRKFISGSR
- a CDS encoding adenylosuccinate synthase; its protein translation is MQTLVIVGAQWGDEAKGKLVDVLGSQAEIVVRYSGGNNAGHTVITGGKTYKFQLIPAGILHPGTVAIVGSGMVVDPKGLLDELDRTLAQKSDLGTLKISSAAHVVFPYHRMLDALEEEARGENKIGTTSRGIGPAYQDKVARIGIRMGEFVEPAIFETRFRDVLKYKNRELEMHGSPTLDFDTLFSEYTAYADRLRPFVCDTEVLVQDAVAANKRVLFEGAQGTFLDLDSGTYPYVTSSHPIAGGACLGTGVGPRALKNILGVAKAYTTRVGSGPFPTELDDEVGEFIRDAGQEYGTVTGRGRRCGWLDLVLLRQSARLNSLSGWVLTRLDVLSGLEKVKVATKYRYEGGEIEHIPQNIWDFAKVEPVYDEMEGWSGNLRTARKLSDLPASAQRYLQYVEEMTGVPVAIVSIGPDRDETIVVRPDLIWG